A region of Streptomyces halobius DNA encodes the following proteins:
- a CDS encoding DUF2867 domain-containing protein codes for MRIPNAEYTDRPWRIHEFTQDFEVEDVWALPTPGGPDELARFVRGFTADDDEENSRFIIRNLFRLRWTLGRLLGWDKESQGLGHRVQTIRGRLPADLRDGPRGPDFESVPFIAVYQTDTEYVAELANRMVHTLMHIGWVPDQKGMYYAQMTSLWKPNGLLGHAYRTGGKPFRRVLVYPQLLRAIGKNWPQYT; via the coding sequence ATGAGAATCCCGAACGCCGAATACACCGACAGGCCTTGGCGCATCCACGAGTTCACCCAGGACTTCGAAGTGGAGGATGTGTGGGCGCTGCCGACGCCCGGCGGGCCGGACGAACTCGCCCGGTTCGTACGGGGGTTCACAGCGGACGACGACGAGGAGAACTCACGCTTCATCATCCGAAACCTCTTCAGACTCCGCTGGACGCTTGGCCGGCTGCTCGGATGGGACAAGGAGAGCCAGGGCCTGGGGCATCGCGTGCAGACCATCCGGGGCAGGCTCCCGGCGGACCTCCGCGACGGGCCGCGCGGCCCGGACTTCGAGTCGGTCCCGTTCATCGCCGTCTACCAGACGGACACCGAGTACGTGGCCGAGCTCGCCAACCGGATGGTGCACACCTTGATGCACATCGGCTGGGTCCCGGACCAAAAAGGCATGTACTACGCCCAGATGACGTCGCTGTGGAAGCCCAACGGACTGCTCGGGCACGCCTACAGGACCGGCGGCAAGCCCTTTCGGCGCGTACTCGTCTACCCCCAGCTGCTCCGGGCGATCGGCAAGAACTGGCCGCAGTACACCTGA
- a CDS encoding cytochrome P450, which produces MDTRNTTTAETEPKRPAVPASRVRGPKTTTMMQYVQLFRRPGEYMMDCRRKYGKQFELKVFPGYKLYVLSDPDDVKQMFLAPSDVLHTGTGSASLEKFFGQTGLAWLDEKEHLARRKQIMPSVRGSAHQRTEESVRQMAKESVARWPRNKAVALRPYVHKFTIEVIREVVFGKHVPSCWDELFKVIWDMLKLNSSVATMIETHEMSPFGVKLLRAIRPLGLDRFFKQRDRCDELLAQAIAERVESGEPGDDMLAVMLGMTTDNGSPLSAVELRDEIMTMFVAGTETTAAAICWSLEHLTREPAVFKRLLAEIDETGSDEYLTATVYEALRRCPPNPHIIPREVIKPIEIGGVRYEPGSMVWASAYLVHHDPKVYPDPYAFRPERFLGSKPSTSAWIPFGGGRVRCLGDRIAIVEMKEVLRELLTTCDLHRPDMRPEIPVGRSVTMTPKRGARLELRPRTHRARRVTEADG; this is translated from the coding sequence ATGGACACCCGCAACACCACCACAGCCGAGACCGAACCGAAACGGCCCGCAGTTCCCGCATCCAGGGTCCGGGGCCCCAAGACGACCACGATGATGCAGTACGTGCAGCTGTTCCGCCGGCCCGGCGAATACATGATGGACTGCCGCCGCAAGTACGGAAAACAGTTCGAACTGAAGGTCTTCCCCGGCTACAAGCTCTACGTGCTGTCGGACCCCGACGACGTGAAGCAGATGTTCCTCGCTCCGAGCGACGTCCTGCACACCGGGACGGGAAGCGCCTCGCTGGAGAAGTTCTTCGGCCAGACAGGACTGGCCTGGCTGGACGAGAAGGAACACCTCGCCCGGCGCAAGCAGATCATGCCGTCGGTACGCGGCAGCGCACACCAGCGGACGGAGGAATCCGTCCGGCAGATGGCCAAGGAGTCCGTGGCCCGCTGGCCACGCAACAAAGCCGTCGCACTCCGCCCGTACGTGCACAAGTTCACCATCGAGGTGATCCGCGAGGTCGTCTTCGGCAAGCACGTCCCCTCCTGCTGGGACGAGCTGTTCAAGGTCATCTGGGACATGCTGAAGCTGAATTCGAGCGTCGCGACGATGATCGAGACGCACGAGATGTCACCGTTCGGCGTGAAGCTGCTCAGGGCGATCCGGCCGCTGGGCCTCGACCGCTTCTTCAAACAGCGGGACCGCTGTGACGAACTGCTCGCCCAGGCGATCGCCGAGCGCGTGGAGTCGGGCGAGCCCGGCGACGACATGCTCGCCGTGATGCTCGGCATGACCACGGACAACGGCTCGCCGCTCAGCGCCGTCGAGCTACGGGACGAGATCATGACCATGTTCGTCGCCGGCACCGAGACCACCGCCGCGGCCATCTGCTGGTCGCTGGAGCACCTGACCCGTGAACCGGCCGTCTTCAAGCGGCTCCTCGCCGAGATCGACGAGACCGGCAGCGACGAGTACCTCACGGCCACGGTGTACGAGGCGCTCCGCCGGTGCCCGCCGAACCCGCACATCATCCCCCGTGAGGTCATCAAACCGATCGAGATCGGCGGGGTGCGCTACGAGCCGGGCAGCATGGTCTGGGCGAGCGCCTACCTGGTGCACCACGACCCGAAGGTCTACCCGGACCCCTACGCGTTCCGCCCCGAGCGGTTCCTCGGCTCCAAGCCCAGTACCTCCGCCTGGATTCCGTTCGGCGGCGGCCGCGTCCGCTGCCTCGGCGACCGGATCGCGATCGTGGAGATGAAGGAGGTGCTCCGCGAACTGCTGACCACGTGCGACCTGCACCGCCCGGACATGAGACCGGAGATCCCGGTCGGCCGGTCCGTCACCATGACGCCGAAGCGCGGTGCTCGCCTGGAGCTCCGGCCCCGGACCCACCGGGCCCGGCGCGTGACGGAGGCCGATGGCTAG